From Chryseobacterium salivictor, a single genomic window includes:
- a CDS encoding deoxyhypusine synthase family protein: MSKPITEFIEKYYLHFNSAALVDASKGYVAHLKDGGKMMITLAGAMSTAEIGKILAEMIRQDKVHIISCTGANLEEDLMNLVAHSHYKRVPNYRDLTPQEEWDLMEKGLNRVTDTCIPEEEAFRRLQEHIVKIWKDAEAKGERFFPHEYMYKMILSGVLEQYYEIPRENSWMIAAAEKNLPIVVPGWEDSTMGNIFSSYCIKGELKPSTVKSGIEYMMYLADWYPKNSGGKGVGFFQVGGGIAGDFPICVVPMLYQDMEMTDTPFWSYFCQISDSTTSYGSYSGAVPNEKITWGKLDITTPKFIVESDATICAPLMFSYILENS; the protein is encoded by the coding sequence ATGAGTAAACCGATTACGGAATTTATCGAAAAATATTACCTGCATTTTAATTCTGCAGCTTTGGTAGATGCTTCAAAAGGATATGTTGCCCATTTGAAAGATGGCGGAAAAATGATGATTACCCTGGCTGGAGCAATGTCCACAGCAGAAATTGGAAAAATTTTAGCAGAAATGATCCGTCAGGATAAAGTACATATTATTTCATGTACGGGTGCAAATTTAGAGGAAGATTTAATGAATCTGGTAGCACATTCTCATTACAAGCGCGTACCGAATTACCGTGATCTGACGCCGCAGGAAGAATGGGATTTGATGGAGAAAGGTTTGAATCGTGTTACAGACACCTGTATTCCTGAGGAAGAAGCATTCCGTAGATTGCAGGAACATATTGTGAAAATCTGGAAAGATGCGGAAGCGAAAGGAGAGCGATTTTTCCCGCACGAATACATGTACAAAATGATTCTGTCAGGAGTTTTGGAGCAGTATTACGAAATCCCAAGAGAGAACTCCTGGATGATTGCTGCGGCTGAGAAAAACTTACCGATTGTGGTTCCAGGTTGGGAAGATTCTACCATGGGAAATATCTTCTCAAGTTATTGTATCAAAGGTGAATTAAAACCTTCTACCGTGAAATCCGGTATTGAATACATGATGTATCTGGCAGATTGGTACCCTAAAAATTCAGGTGGAAAAGGCGTTGGTTTCTTCCAGGTTGGTGGTGGAATCGCCGGTGATTTCCCTATTTGTGTGGTTCCAATGTTGTATCAGGATATGGAAATGACGGATACGCCGTTCTGGTCGTATTTCTGCCAGATTTCTGATTCAACGACTTCTTACGGTTCGTATTCCGGAGCAGTTCCCAATGAGAAAATCACTTGGGGAAAACTGGATATTACTACACCGAAGTTTATCGTTGAAAGTGATGCAACCATTTGTGCACCACTGATGTTCTCTTATATTTTGGAGAATTCTTAA
- the arfB gene encoding alternative ribosome rescue aminoacyl-tRNA hydrolase ArfB: MKDFTKELTYKTSRSSGAGGQNVNKVETSVTVMWNVAESDCFSIEAKEMIFNKLKNRINSEGILQLTVSESRTQLQNKKIATERILEIVKKSLFIPKSRKATKPSRAKIEKRIKAKKQLSEKKENRRLKGE; this comes from the coding sequence ATGAAAGATTTTACCAAAGAACTCACTTATAAAACTTCCCGCAGCAGTGGCGCTGGCGGTCAAAACGTGAACAAAGTAGAAACTTCGGTCACCGTGATGTGGAATGTAGCGGAAAGTGACTGTTTTTCGATTGAAGCAAAAGAAATGATCTTCAATAAACTCAAAAACCGTATCAACAGTGAAGGAATACTGCAGCTTACGGTTTCTGAAAGCCGGACTCAGCTCCAAAATAAAAAAATCGCAACGGAGAGGATTTTAGAAATAGTCAAAAAATCGTTGTTCATTCCCAAATCCCGAAAGGCAACGAAACCTTCCCGAGCCAAAATTGAGAAAAGAATCAAAGCCAAGAAACAGCTTTCCGAGAAGAAGGAAAACCGCAGGTTGAAAGGCGAATAG